Proteins encoded together in one Aeromonas encheleia window:
- a CDS encoding VasL domain-containing protein: MSNNQQGQQALKVGRDPRMLPEYEALRSEINKLSHASRPEVDWSKIHQLASLIFEKHGVDLQTAIYFTLARSRLQGLSGFTEGCEFLANLIVTQWESFWPPVHQERARIEMLDWFIARISDVIRQYQISHEDKRLVYRCERALQLISEKLHNAGLSRIPRVENLVHFIEGYTHLFDEAEIVIVSDEPGLKEELQIPPMVFFKSDMDQDGAASASATPHLPQGSILIGREKGQVKPTVLKIEQHRRQRPAWFWFGCGLLSCALPAMAWLGWQHQQQEKTLAAQRLQQPAAELPRALSYDDIRQARIVLGEQTLQGMESELVARYQSQLARLEQTSPLYWYRYGEGLRSSLQMLYPDSLAVKALDKQWQTALASQQGDAIGVPTYLDARAGVDALLEQLLELERQRKTVTISYLKSQLYEVQKNLMQGIPFSLRLSELEARKAAQEPITAADLKGLESDLKALNIRLYQLQQGDGGS; the protein is encoded by the coding sequence ATGTCAAATAACCAGCAAGGCCAGCAGGCGCTGAAAGTGGGGCGCGACCCCAGGATGTTGCCGGAGTACGAGGCGCTGCGCAGCGAGATCAACAAGCTCAGCCACGCCTCCCGTCCCGAGGTGGACTGGTCCAAGATCCATCAGCTCGCGAGCCTTATCTTCGAGAAACACGGGGTGGATCTGCAGACCGCCATCTACTTCACCCTGGCGCGATCCCGTCTGCAGGGGTTGAGCGGCTTCACCGAAGGCTGCGAGTTTCTGGCCAACCTGATCGTGACCCAGTGGGAGAGCTTCTGGCCGCCGGTGCACCAGGAGCGGGCCCGCATCGAGATGCTGGACTGGTTCATCGCCCGCATCAGCGACGTGATCCGCCAGTACCAGATAAGCCATGAGGACAAGCGCCTGGTCTACCGCTGTGAGCGGGCGCTGCAGCTCATCAGCGAGAAACTGCACAACGCGGGCTTGAGCCGCATCCCCCGGGTCGAGAACCTGGTGCACTTCATCGAGGGTTACACCCACCTGTTCGATGAGGCCGAGATCGTCATCGTCTCCGATGAGCCGGGTCTCAAGGAGGAGCTGCAGATCCCGCCCATGGTGTTCTTCAAGTCCGACATGGATCAAGACGGCGCCGCCTCTGCTTCGGCCACGCCGCATCTGCCCCAGGGCAGCATACTGATCGGTCGCGAGAAGGGGCAGGTCAAACCGACAGTGCTCAAGATTGAGCAACACCGCAGGCAGCGTCCCGCCTGGTTCTGGTTTGGCTGCGGCCTGCTCAGCTGCGCCCTGCCGGCGATGGCCTGGCTCGGCTGGCAACATCAGCAGCAGGAGAAAACGCTGGCCGCCCAGCGCCTGCAGCAACCGGCCGCCGAGCTGCCACGGGCGCTCAGCTATGACGATATCCGCCAGGCCCGCATCGTGCTGGGGGAGCAGACCCTGCAGGGGATGGAGAGCGAGCTGGTGGCGCGCTATCAGAGCCAGCTTGCCCGGCTGGAACAGACCTCGCCGCTCTACTGGTATCGCTATGGGGAGGGGTTGCGCAGCTCGCTGCAGATGCTCTATCCCGATTCACTGGCGGTCAAGGCGCTGGACAAGCAGTGGCAGACGGCGTTGGCCAGTCAGCAGGGAGATGCCATCGGCGTGCCGACCTATCTGGATGCCCGCGCCGGGGTGGATGCCCTGCTCGAACAGTTGCTGGAGCTGGAGCGTCAGCGCAAGACGGTCACCATCTCCTACCTGAAATCCCAGCTCTATGAGGTGCAGAAGAACCTGATGCAGGGCATCCCGTTCAGCCTGCGTTTGAGCGAGCTGGAGGCGAGAAAGGCGGCGCAGGAGCCCA